A stretch of Bacillus pseudomycoides DNA encodes these proteins:
- a CDS encoding TIGR01457 family HAD-type hydrolase: MYKGYLIDLDGTMYRGEEQIEEASDFVKALNERGIPYLFVTNNSTRKPEQVAEKLVRFDIPAKPEQVFTTSMATANFIYERKQDASVYMIGEEGLHDALVEKGFKLVDENPDFVVVGLDREITYEKLAKACLAVRNGATFISTNGDIAIPTERGLLPGNGSLTSVVTVSTGVEPIFIGKPESIIMEQALKVLGMAKEEALMVGDNYDTDILAGINAGMHTLLVHTGVTSVEKLTEYDVQPTHVVHNLTEWIEKM, from the coding sequence ATGTATAAAGGCTATTTAATCGACTTAGATGGTACGATGTATCGCGGGGAAGAACAAATTGAAGAAGCTAGTGATTTTGTAAAAGCTTTAAACGAGCGCGGTATTCCATATTTATTCGTAACAAACAACTCAACTCGTAAGCCAGAACAAGTAGCAGAAAAGCTTGTTCGTTTCGATATTCCAGCTAAGCCAGAGCAAGTATTTACAACGAGCATGGCAACAGCGAACTTTATTTATGAACGTAAACAAGATGCGTCTGTGTACATGATTGGTGAAGAAGGATTACATGACGCACTTGTGGAAAAAGGATTTAAGCTTGTGGATGAAAATCCGGACTTTGTTGTTGTTGGATTAGATCGCGAAATTACATATGAAAAGCTAGCGAAAGCTTGTCTTGCAGTACGTAATGGTGCGACATTTATTTCAACAAATGGAGATATTGCGATCCCAACTGAGCGAGGTTTATTACCAGGGAACGGTTCATTAACATCTGTTGTGACAGTATCCACAGGTGTAGAACCGATCTTCATCGGAAAACCAGAATCCATCATTATGGAACAAGCATTGAAAGTACTTGGTATGGCGAAGGAAGAAGCATTAATGGTTGGGGATAACTATGATACTGACATTTTAGCAGGAATAAATGCTGGTATGCATACACTTCTTGTCCACACTGGAGTCACATCTGTGGAGAAGTTAACAGAATATGATGTGCAACCAACGCATGTTGTGCATAACTTGACGGAGTGGATTGAGAAGATGTAA
- a CDS encoding metalloregulator ArsR/SmtB family transcription factor, with protein MGPARTTKEEIVQILKRNGEQTVGSLAESLEITEMAIRRHLSKLEKEQVIQSKMVRQHVGRPTYVYALSQKGEDLFPKDYKQFALGVLEDLEQIGDETLVNAILKTRTNRMEEQLQKRTSHQENVWQKLREVAVIQEKNGYMVQVKQEEENSYILQKQNCPLRAVAEKYPQLCLEEENMYKRLFSDENVKVLSNMCDGDCHCSYHIQEKK; from the coding sequence ATGGGACCAGCTCGTACAACAAAAGAAGAAATTGTACAGATCTTAAAAAGAAATGGTGAACAAACGGTTGGATCATTAGCTGAATCTTTGGAAATTACAGAGATGGCAATACGTCGGCACCTCAGTAAGCTTGAGAAAGAACAAGTTATTCAATCGAAAATGGTGCGCCAGCACGTTGGTAGACCAACTTATGTATATGCCTTAAGTCAAAAAGGAGAAGATTTATTTCCAAAAGATTATAAGCAATTTGCTTTAGGTGTGTTAGAGGATTTAGAGCAAATTGGGGATGAAACACTTGTAAATGCTATCTTAAAGACCAGGACTAATCGGATGGAGGAGCAATTACAAAAGCGAACCAGTCATCAAGAAAATGTATGGCAGAAGCTTCGGGAAGTTGCTGTTATCCAAGAGAAAAATGGATATATGGTACAAGTGAAGCAAGAGGAAGAAAACTCATACATATTACAAAAACAAAATTGTCCATTAAGGGCTGTTGCTGAAAAATATCCACAGCTTTGTTTGGAAGAAGAAAATATGTATAAGCGATTGTTTTCTGATGAAAATGTAAAGGTGTTATCAAATATGTGCGATGGTGACTGTCACTGTTCGTATCACATACAAGAGAAAAAATGA
- a CDS encoding CoA-acylating methylmalonate-semialdehyde dehydrogenase, with protein sequence MGVTKDVQTLKNYIGGQWIESISKQVEEIPNPATGEVIAYVPLSSREDLDRAVATAKEAFKTWRKVAVPRRARILFRYQQLLVENWEELARLITLENGKSYTEAYGEVQRGIECVEFAAGAPTLMMGKQIPDIATGVESGMYRYPIGVIGGITPFNFPMMVPCWMFPLAIACGNTFVLKPSERTPLLANRLAEFFKEAGLPDGVLNVVHGAHDVVNGIIDNEDVKAVSFVGSQPVAEYIYKTAAANGKRVQALAGAKNHSIVMPDADLDNAVNNIIGAAFGSAGERCMAASVVVAVGDVADELINRLKTAADEIKMGNGIEEDVFLGPVIRESHKERTIHYIEIGEKEGASLIRDGRKDAVNEQGYFVGPTIFDNVQPEMKIWQDEIFAPVLSIVRVKSLEEAIALTNKSEFANGACLYSDSAKAIREFREEIDAGMLGVNLGVPAPMAFFPFSGYKKSFYGDLHANGKDGVEFYTRKKMLTARY encoded by the coding sequence ATGGGAGTAACCAAAGATGTACAGACATTAAAAAACTATATTGGTGGACAGTGGATAGAATCTATAAGTAAACAGGTTGAAGAAATACCAAACCCAGCAACTGGAGAGGTTATTGCTTATGTACCGCTTTCAAGTAGAGAGGATTTAGATAGAGCTGTTGCAACTGCTAAAGAAGCATTCAAAACATGGAGAAAGGTCGCTGTACCTCGGCGCGCTCGTATTCTATTTCGCTATCAACAGCTATTAGTTGAAAACTGGGAAGAGTTAGCTAGACTCATTACTTTAGAAAATGGGAAGAGTTATACGGAAGCTTACGGCGAAGTACAACGGGGAATTGAATGTGTTGAATTCGCAGCAGGTGCACCAACTTTAATGATGGGAAAACAAATTCCAGATATTGCTACTGGTGTTGAGTCAGGGATGTATCGTTACCCAATCGGAGTAATTGGAGGAATAACGCCGTTTAACTTTCCTATGATGGTTCCATGCTGGATGTTCCCACTCGCAATTGCATGTGGCAACACGTTTGTATTAAAACCATCTGAAAGAACACCGTTGTTGGCTAATCGTTTAGCTGAATTTTTTAAAGAGGCAGGTCTTCCAGATGGTGTATTAAATGTTGTACATGGTGCACATGACGTTGTGAATGGCATTATTGACAATGAGGATGTGAAGGCTGTATCCTTCGTTGGTTCTCAACCTGTGGCGGAATATATATATAAAACAGCAGCGGCTAACGGCAAACGTGTACAGGCTCTTGCAGGAGCAAAAAATCATTCCATTGTTATGCCGGATGCTGATTTAGATAACGCTGTAAACAATATCATCGGTGCTGCATTTGGATCTGCAGGTGAACGTTGTATGGCAGCTTCAGTTGTAGTTGCAGTTGGAGATGTTGCTGATGAGTTAATAAATAGACTTAAGACAGCAGCCGATGAAATTAAAATGGGAAATGGTATAGAGGAAGATGTGTTCCTTGGACCAGTCATTCGTGAGTCCCATAAAGAGCGTACGATTCATTATATTGAAATAGGTGAAAAGGAAGGAGCTTCTCTTATACGTGATGGAAGAAAAGACGCGGTAAATGAGCAAGGGTACTTTGTTGGACCTACGATTTTTGATAACGTACAACCGGAAATGAAAATTTGGCAAGATGAAATTTTTGCTCCTGTATTATCCATTGTTCGAGTAAAAAGCTTAGAGGAAGCAATTGCACTTACAAATAAGTCTGAATTTGCAAATGGTGCCTGTTTGTATAGTGATAGCGCGAAAGCAATCCGTGAATTCCGCGAAGAAATTGATGCAGGGATGCTTGGTGTTAATCTTGGAGTACCAGCTCCAATGGCATTCTTCCCATTTTCGGGTTATAAGAAGTCTTTTTATGGTGATCTACATGCAAATGGAAAAGATGGTGTAGAGTTCTATACTCGCAAGAAAATGCTTACTGCTCGTTATTAA
- a CDS encoding aspartate aminotransferase family protein — MELMIVQTTEQIKDLQKTDEKYLWHAMRGAASNPSNLIITKAEGAWVTDIDGNRYLDGMSGLWCVNVGYGRKELAKAAFEQLEEMPYFPLSQSHIPAIKLAEKLNEWLGDDYIIFFSNSGSEANETAFKIVRQYHHQKGDHGRYKFISRYRAYHGNSMGALAATGQAQRKYKYEPLGQGFLHVAPPDTYRNPDDVNTLASAEEIDRVMTWELSQTVAGVIMEPIITGGGILMPPDGYMTRVKEICEKHGALLICDEVICGFGRTGKPFGYMHYGVKPDIITMAKGITSAYLPLSATAVRREIYEAYVGNEDYDRFRHVNTFGGNPAACALALKNLEIMENENLIERSRKLGDRLLHELEDIKDHPNVGDVRGKGLLLGIELVEDKQTKEPAAIEKINKVMSICKEKGLLIGKNGDTVAGYNNILQLSPPLSITEDDFEFIVKTIKESIVQL; from the coding sequence ATGGAGTTGATGATTGTGCAAACAACAGAACAAATAAAGGATTTACAAAAAACGGATGAAAAGTACCTTTGGCATGCGATGAGGGGAGCAGCTTCTAACCCATCGAACTTAATTATCACAAAAGCAGAAGGAGCATGGGTAACGGATATTGATGGAAATCGTTATTTGGATGGTATGTCCGGCCTTTGGTGTGTGAATGTTGGATACGGTCGAAAAGAGCTGGCGAAAGCGGCTTTTGAACAGCTTGAAGAAATGCCATACTTCCCGTTATCGCAAAGCCATATTCCAGCCATTAAATTGGCTGAAAAGTTGAATGAATGGCTTGGTGATGATTACATTATTTTCTTCTCTAACAGCGGATCAGAAGCGAATGAAACGGCATTCAAAATCGTTCGTCAATATCACCATCAAAAGGGTGATCATGGACGTTATAAGTTTATATCTCGCTATCGCGCTTACCATGGCAATTCAATGGGAGCTCTAGCGGCAACTGGTCAAGCACAGCGGAAGTATAAATACGAACCATTAGGTCAAGGGTTTCTTCATGTAGCACCACCAGATACGTATCGTAATCCAGATGATGTGAATACACTAGCAAGTGCCGAGGAGATCGATCGTGTCATGACATGGGAGTTAAGTCAAACAGTGGCTGGGGTAATTATGGAACCGATTATTACTGGAGGGGGAATTTTAATGCCTCCTGATGGATATATGACTAGAGTAAAAGAAATTTGTGAGAAACATGGTGCACTACTCATTTGTGATGAAGTTATTTGTGGGTTTGGACGGACAGGAAAACCATTCGGGTATATGCATTATGGCGTCAAGCCTGATATCATCACAATGGCGAAAGGTATTACAAGTGCATATCTTCCGCTATCGGCAACAGCGGTTAGAAGAGAGATTTACGAAGCTTATGTAGGGAATGAGGATTATGATCGCTTCCGTCATGTGAATACGTTCGGAGGAAATCCTGCCGCTTGCGCATTAGCTTTAAAAAACTTGGAAATTATGGAAAATGAAAATCTTATTGAACGCTCTAGAAAACTAGGTGACCGGTTATTACATGAACTAGAGGATATAAAGGACCATCCAAATGTAGGAGATGTTCGCGGGAAAGGTCTTCTTTTAGGCATTGAACTAGTGGAAGATAAGCAAACAAAAGAACCGGCTGCCATTGAGAAGATAAACAAAGTCATGAGTATTTGTAAAGAAAAAGGTCTACTTATTGGTAAAAATGGTGATACAGTTGCGGGATACAATAATATTTTACAACTTTCACCACCATTAAGTATTACAGAGGATGACTTTGAATTTATTGTCAAAACTATAAAGGAAAGTATAGTTCAGTTATGA
- a CDS encoding FtsX-like permease family protein, with amino-acid sequence MSWIIKYAAKSIRQNWLRNMLIALGAALGVMLATMLLLGNQSVEQSVKEQVVSRYGDYNLQFGYIKNDMYLHNEQLKELNGLEYAEKISKVLIPYPLPNHKELSGKPSYWGVEQDSPDMRAYKIVEGRYPKEGAEVALTKGYTDRENIKVGDMIRLPFPPHGEKNVKVVGILNPPLMAAMGHSAYFPIAWMQKELNLQGQFNLVQVKTSDANIKRMIASDANEKLENIKIDQRTYVDKAFERLNVMKPLVFSLGGIAFFVVALLIMGSFFLSVRSRFKQWALLRALGSNPNQVILVVLLEALCIGTIGSFVGVVLGASTHRLAASFINRWVNVESTGQESFSISVEILFITFLLGIIMSVIGAIIPAFMVRKIPPVEALRPGILSNQKKERKWSVFSLVILIVGAVIGLSGVFAERYIGFNPSAIGALLFAVGLLFAIPLCIRVITPVIAKPFQMIFRIETTISGRNVIRYRKKAAVSVAILAFGFMLSLVGTMYVNAMYEGTKQGLQKNLPADLVIRVPMQSQGIESLPFHWLEKIQKVEGVKEIVGAAPDFTSKLVNYDFKKANSEWYEFMKQHKYNYEAMEVVGTNITSFQKVTQMKVVSGQSLSTPLKDGEGVITKDTAKNLGIKLHDTIEVQGKGKEKQQIQVVSIIERDLRLRGSYVFVNEEWARNMFSVKGYESIQIMTDSKVPFETIKKKVTQITSDKENIEVINSTDLLKEQEQLLSQMVMLIRLLVVIIFIISGIGLMNAIVASLHERRAEISMIRAVGAIPKQMRRIVWLEGTLLGAIAGIIGIGGGVIFSYIVLSSLELKVITIPYNQVLLLAIASVILGTSAAMIASFQLRDFKLSDTLKELSA; translated from the coding sequence ATGTCTTGGATAATTAAATATGCGGCCAAGTCTATTAGACAGAATTGGCTAAGGAACATGTTAATCGCTCTTGGGGCTGCACTAGGTGTTATGTTAGCAACGATGCTTCTACTTGGGAACCAATCTGTAGAACAAAGTGTTAAAGAGCAAGTTGTAAGTCGCTACGGGGATTATAATTTGCAATTTGGTTACATCAAAAATGATATGTACTTGCATAATGAGCAATTAAAAGAACTAAATGGTCTTGAATATGCCGAGAAAATATCAAAAGTACTTATCCCTTATCCTTTACCAAATCATAAAGAACTTTCTGGCAAACCATCGTATTGGGGAGTTGAGCAAGATTCCCCTGATATGCGTGCTTATAAAATTGTAGAAGGACGATATCCGAAAGAAGGAGCAGAAGTAGCACTTACAAAAGGATATACAGATCGAGAAAATATAAAAGTAGGAGATATGATTCGTCTGCCTTTCCCACCGCATGGTGAAAAAAATGTTAAAGTTGTAGGGATTTTGAATCCACCATTGATGGCAGCAATGGGACATAGCGCATATTTTCCGATTGCTTGGATGCAAAAGGAATTAAACTTACAAGGTCAATTTAACCTTGTTCAAGTGAAAACATCTGATGCGAATATAAAAAGAATGATCGCTAGTGATGCGAATGAGAAACTTGAAAATATTAAAATAGATCAGCGTACATATGTAGATAAAGCATTTGAAAGATTAAATGTGATGAAGCCATTAGTCTTTAGTTTAGGTGGAATTGCTTTCTTTGTTGTAGCGCTTTTGATTATGGGAAGCTTCTTCTTATCTGTAAGAAGTCGCTTTAAACAATGGGCTTTATTGCGTGCACTTGGTAGTAATCCAAACCAAGTGATTCTCGTTGTTTTATTAGAAGCATTATGTATTGGAACAATTGGTTCTTTCGTAGGAGTCGTACTTGGTGCTAGTACACATAGGCTTGCAGCTTCCTTTATTAACAGGTGGGTGAATGTAGAGAGTACAGGGCAAGAATCATTTTCTATTTCAGTTGAGATTTTATTCATTACATTTTTATTAGGGATTATAATGTCAGTAATAGGCGCGATTATACCAGCATTTATGGTAAGAAAAATTCCTCCTGTTGAAGCATTAAGACCAGGAATTCTAAGCAATCAAAAGAAAGAACGGAAATGGAGCGTTTTCAGTCTCGTTATTTTAATAGTGGGTGCTGTAATTGGTTTAAGTGGTGTGTTTGCTGAGAGGTATATTGGTTTTAATCCAAGTGCGATAGGAGCACTGTTATTTGCAGTAGGTTTGTTGTTTGCAATTCCGTTATGTATTCGTGTTATTACCCCAGTTATTGCAAAACCATTTCAAATGATATTTCGCATTGAGACAACGATTAGTGGGCGAAATGTGATTCGTTATCGTAAAAAGGCAGCTGTGTCAGTCGCGATCCTAGCATTTGGATTTATGTTATCGCTAGTTGGAACGATGTATGTGAATGCGATGTATGAAGGAACGAAACAAGGATTACAAAAGAATTTACCAGCAGATTTAGTCATTCGTGTTCCAATGCAATCACAAGGGATTGAAAGTCTACCATTTCATTGGTTAGAAAAGATACAAAAGGTTGAAGGGGTAAAAGAAATTGTTGGAGCTGCTCCTGATTTTACATCGAAACTTGTAAATTATGATTTTAAAAAAGCGAATTCAGAATGGTACGAGTTTATGAAGCAACATAAATATAATTATGAAGCAATGGAAGTTGTAGGTACTAATATTACTTCATTTCAAAAAGTAACACAGATGAAAGTTGTTTCTGGACAAAGCTTGAGCACGCCATTAAAAGATGGGGAAGGAGTCATTACAAAGGATACAGCAAAAAATTTAGGGATTAAATTACATGACACAATCGAAGTACAGGGAAAAGGGAAAGAAAAACAGCAAATTCAAGTTGTTTCTATTATAGAGAGAGACTTACGACTTCGAGGATCTTACGTCTTTGTAAATGAAGAATGGGCACGAAATATGTTCAGTGTAAAAGGCTATGAATCGATTCAAATTATGACGGACTCTAAAGTACCTTTTGAAACAATTAAGAAGAAAGTAACACAAATCACGAGTGATAAAGAGAATATAGAGGTTATAAATAGTACCGATTTGTTAAAAGAGCAAGAGCAGCTATTATCTCAAATGGTTATGTTAATTCGTTTATTAGTAGTAATTATCTTCATTATTTCAGGTATTGGCTTAATGAATGCAATTGTAGCAAGTTTACATGAAAGACGTGCTGAAATAAGTATGATTCGTGCCGTAGGAGCTATCCCTAAGCAGATGCGAAGAATTGTGTGGTTAGAAGGTACATTACTTGGGGCGATAGCTGGAATCATAGGTATTGGAGGCGGAGTGATTTTCAGTTATATTGTCTTATCAAGTTTAGAATTAAAGGTTATTACAATTCCATATAATCAAGTGCTATTACTGGCAATAGCAAGTGTTATACTCGGAACAAGTGCAGCAATGATCGCTTCATTTCAGTTAAGAGATTTTAAGTTAAGTGATACGCTTAAAGAGTTGTCCGCGTAA
- a CDS encoding iron ABC transporter substrate-binding protein: MYIISIIILVLTLCILGFAIWKIYKINSVQADIGELIATYPRKKSRWFVLLGPAYFFVQLICTYVRYIDGEIDSFELFLLKIGAYIVAICFMILFVMQLIKDVKVYEKGVIDGMNYYSYAELKGYKTSTWENPKENIFLYRGQEKWNDNVNLLIRQEDMRELENILQRYLPKLIMKKSTFTRWIFN; the protein is encoded by the coding sequence GTGTATATAATATCCATTATTATCCTTGTTTTAACGTTGTGTATTTTAGGTTTTGCTATATGGAAAATATATAAAATAAATAGTGTGCAAGCTGATATTGGAGAGCTTATTGCTACTTACCCACGTAAAAAAAGCCGATGGTTCGTGTTGCTTGGTCCAGCTTATTTCTTTGTACAACTTATATGCACATACGTTCGTTATATAGATGGAGAAATTGATAGTTTCGAACTGTTTTTACTCAAAATAGGAGCTTATATTGTAGCTATTTGTTTTATGATCCTTTTTGTGATGCAGCTAATTAAAGACGTCAAGGTATATGAAAAAGGTGTTATTGATGGGATGAATTACTATTCCTATGCAGAATTAAAAGGATATAAAACATCCACATGGGAAAATCCAAAAGAAAATATCTTCTTATATCGCGGACAAGAAAAGTGGAATGACAATGTGAACTTACTCATTAGGCAAGAAGATATGAGAGAGTTAGAAAACATTTTACAAAGATATCTTCCTAAACTCATAATGAAAAAATCCACCTTCACAAGGTGGATTTTTAATTAG
- a CDS encoding response regulator transcription factor, whose protein sequence is MSVRLSAKEKEVAILVSKGMKDKEIAQTLYISRRRVGEIIASIKEKWSIHHRVEIGIRAYYYGLITIEIAPREENCLQRMKQKSAVF, encoded by the coding sequence ATGAGTGTCAGATTAAGTGCAAAAGAAAAAGAAGTAGCCATTCTCGTTTCAAAAGGAATGAAGGATAAAGAAATTGCTCAAACGTTGTATATTAGTCGGCGCAGGGTAGGAGAGATAATCGCTTCTATTAAAGAAAAATGGAGCATTCATCATCGTGTAGAAATTGGAATTCGGGCCTATTATTATGGGCTAATTACGATAGAGATAGCTCCTAGGGAAGAGAATTGTTTACAGAGGATGAAACAGAAAAGTGCTGTTTTTTAA
- a CDS encoding ABC transporter ATP-binding protein — MNIIEIEGLEKSFDIGNSKVKVLKRIDLQIQKGDFVCIMGASGSGKTTLLQLLGGLDVPTVGSIRVDGTEISSLKEKELALFRRHQIGFIFQQFNLIPVFNAEENVGLPLLLDNVPQKKATTAANRLLELVGLKGKEKHLPSQLSGGQQQRIAIARAFANEPAIILADEPTGALDSENSKNIIAALRNACDELGQTAVVVTHDPFVAAHADKVVFLLDGEVIHEHTENKGWKFRHIPQQVIQIQEIMNRNFKVGDKSDVLDN; from the coding sequence ATGAATATTATTGAAATTGAAGGATTAGAAAAATCATTTGATATTGGTAATAGTAAAGTAAAGGTATTAAAGAGAATTGATCTTCAAATTCAAAAAGGTGATTTCGTTTGTATTATGGGAGCAAGTGGATCGGGGAAAACCACTCTTTTACAGTTGCTTGGAGGATTGGACGTTCCAACAGTGGGAAGTATCCGAGTAGATGGTACAGAAATTTCATCATTAAAAGAAAAAGAACTCGCGTTGTTCCGAAGACATCAAATCGGTTTTATTTTTCAGCAGTTTAATTTAATACCTGTATTTAATGCAGAAGAAAATGTCGGATTACCGTTACTGCTAGATAATGTCCCGCAGAAGAAAGCTACTACAGCAGCAAATCGGTTATTAGAGCTTGTTGGTTTAAAAGGAAAGGAAAAACATTTACCATCGCAATTATCAGGTGGTCAGCAGCAGCGGATTGCGATTGCGAGGGCATTTGCGAATGAACCAGCGATTATATTAGCAGATGAGCCAACAGGGGCATTGGATTCTGAAAATAGCAAAAATATTATTGCAGCTCTTCGGAATGCTTGTGATGAATTAGGGCAAACGGCTGTTGTTGTAACGCATGATCCGTTTGTAGCAGCTCATGCGGATAAAGTTGTTTTTTTACTAGATGGTGAAGTAATTCATGAACATACCGAAAATAAAGGCTGGAAATTTCGCCATATTCCGCAGCAAGTTATCCAAATTCAAGAGATTATGAATCGGAACTTTAAGGTAGGTGATAAGAGCGATGTCTTGGATAATTAA
- a CDS encoding NAD(P)H-dependent oxidoreductase, whose protein sequence is MKHLIVYAHPNPQSFNHAILETVKAELEGKDHEVRVRGLYELNFNPVLSASDFVSFSQGKTPADIQEEQEHITWADSIIFIYPVWWAGLPAILKGYVDRVFSHGFAYAYGENGIERLLSGKKGLLLSTMGNSKEAYTASGMFDAMKKTTDAGIFEFTGIETLEHTFYTSVPSVDGDVRKEYLEEVKAVVNRLLG, encoded by the coding sequence ATGAAACATTTAATCGTTTATGCACACCCAAATCCACAAAGTTTTAACCATGCAATTTTAGAAACCGTAAAAGCTGAACTAGAAGGAAAAGATCATGAAGTACGTGTTCGCGGTTTATATGAATTAAACTTTAATCCAGTATTAAGTGCGTCTGATTTCGTTTCATTTTCCCAAGGGAAGACGCCAGCTGATATTCAAGAAGAACAAGAACATATCACTTGGGCTGATAGCATTATATTTATTTATCCAGTTTGGTGGGCAGGGCTTCCAGCAATCTTAAAAGGATATGTTGACCGTGTATTTAGTCATGGCTTTGCCTATGCTTACGGTGAGAATGGTATTGAAAGATTATTAAGTGGTAAAAAAGGATTGTTATTATCCACAATGGGGAATTCAAAAGAAGCTTATACAGCAAGCGGTATGTTTGATGCAATGAAGAAAACGACTGATGCCGGTATTTTTGAATTTACAGGAATCGAAACATTAGAGCATACATTCTATACAAGTGTTCCTTCTGTGGATGGTGACGTACGAAAAGAATATCTTGAAGAAGTAAAAGCAGTAGTAAATCGTTTATTAGGATAA
- a CDS encoding PucR family transcriptional regulator produces MNSNIKLSVQEILENRNFRDAKVVAGKFGLYKTVKWVHIMEIDQIEQLLNGNELVLSTGIGWKENKEMFLSFFKQLIDSKATGLCIELGTYIPSIPEEIIELANQHNFPLIAFYNKVRFVDITQDLHTLLIKKHYQMISDLEDYSYQLNQLLLTSNPQQKILKLLHNYLKMTVLFIPNQGEAQMISKKTSKERDEILQILKGKNIERHMNIARQPIQALNQKFADLIIISESDSITEFESLILGRSATALAQNMLRVLYVEERRKTKETEWIQKWLEGSHSEERIYRYLSDFDSNLQPNGCVVLLFKVDQLDEENSEITHLKILFRSVFQSHGFFLLSTIRKNQMIFILLNKRKNSDWRPRVEAGIHDIQNQLVEDQKFAQIKFSIGKFIDQLSDIKKSYHTAQETLIIQEKMPTECFSYFYEDLYIFRLVSIADEKGALEDFISDYLGPVLIYDQQNNGKLMETLKVYLKCNGSKQETATSLYIVRQTLYQRLQKLKELLGKDFMNPYKRQAIEFAITAHEYRFASKLR; encoded by the coding sequence ATGAACTCTAACATTAAATTATCGGTACAGGAGATATTAGAGAATAGAAACTTTAGGGATGCAAAAGTAGTAGCAGGAAAATTTGGACTTTATAAAACTGTGAAATGGGTTCATATTATGGAAATAGATCAAATTGAACAGCTTTTAAATGGAAATGAACTTGTTCTTTCTACAGGGATTGGATGGAAAGAAAATAAAGAGATGTTTCTTTCGTTTTTTAAACAGCTTATAGATTCTAAGGCTACTGGACTTTGTATTGAATTAGGAACATATATACCGAGCATTCCAGAAGAAATTATAGAATTGGCCAATCAACATAATTTTCCTTTAATCGCTTTTTACAATAAAGTGCGATTTGTGGATATTACACAAGATTTGCATACTCTTTTAATAAAAAAACATTACCAAATGATTTCGGATTTAGAAGATTATTCTTATCAGTTAAATCAGCTGCTTCTTACATCTAATCCACAACAGAAAATCTTAAAGTTACTACATAATTATTTGAAAATGACAGTTCTTTTTATTCCGAATCAAGGTGAAGCCCAAATGATATCAAAAAAAACATCAAAAGAACGGGATGAAATTCTTCAAATTTTGAAAGGGAAAAATATAGAAAGGCACATGAATATTGCCCGTCAACCCATACAAGCCTTGAATCAGAAATTCGCCGATTTAATTATAATTTCGGAATCAGATTCAATTACAGAGTTTGAGTCACTTATTTTAGGGCGTAGTGCTACAGCATTAGCACAAAATATGTTACGTGTATTATATGTTGAGGAACGCAGAAAGACGAAAGAAACAGAATGGATTCAAAAATGGTTAGAAGGATCACATAGTGAAGAGAGAATATACAGATACCTCTCTGATTTTGATTCTAATCTTCAGCCAAATGGATGTGTTGTTTTGCTCTTTAAAGTTGATCAGTTAGATGAGGAGAACTCAGAAATTACCCATTTAAAAATACTTTTTCGCTCCGTTTTTCAATCACATGGTTTCTTTCTTTTATCTACTATAAGGAAAAATCAAATGATTTTTATATTGTTAAACAAGCGGAAAAATAGTGATTGGAGACCTAGAGTCGAAGCAGGAATACATGATATACAAAACCAATTGGTTGAGGATCAAAAGTTCGCTCAAATTAAATTTAGTATCGGAAAGTTTATCGATCAGTTAAGCGATATAAAAAAGAGCTATCACACGGCACAAGAGACATTGATTATTCAAGAGAAAATGCCAACAGAATGCTTTAGTTACTTTTATGAAGATTTATATATTTTTCGACTAGTGTCAATTGCCGACGAAAAAGGAGCACTTGAAGATTTTATCTCCGATTATTTAGGTCCTGTACTTATTTATGATCAGCAAAATAATGGGAAGTTAATGGAAACATTAAAAGTTTATCTTAAGTGCAACGGTTCTAAACAAGAAACCGCAACTAGTCTATATATTGTTCGTCAGACCCTTTACCAACGACTTCAAAAGTTAAAAGAGCTATTAGGAAAAGATTTTATGAATCCTTATAAACGACAAGCAATCGAATTTGCCATCACTGCTCATGAGTATCGATTTGCTTCCAAATTAAGATAA